A portion of the Adhaeribacter radiodurans genome contains these proteins:
- a CDS encoding cupin domain-containing protein — protein sequence MDVQDLIRRLKLQPHPEGGFYRETYRSNQSLVNNQGQNRNVSTAIFYLLQDNYKSAFHRILSDELWFFHQGLTVEIVIIQDGQLTSVLLGNDFEKGEIPQAIIPANTWFAAKIKNRTGYSLISCTVAPGFDFADFELAEKEKLLQQFPHLKDAIEEYSK from the coding sequence ATGGATGTCCAAGACTTAATTCGCCGATTAAAATTGCAACCTCATCCGGAAGGGGGATTTTATAGAGAAACGTACAGATCTAATCAATCTTTGGTAAATAATCAAGGACAAAACCGGAATGTTAGTACAGCTATATTTTATTTATTACAGGATAACTATAAATCTGCTTTTCATCGCATTCTCTCGGATGAACTATGGTTTTTTCATCAGGGACTGACCGTAGAAATAGTTATTATTCAAGATGGCCAGTTAACTTCTGTTCTCCTAGGAAACGATTTTGAGAAGGGGGAAATACCGCAAGCCATCATACCGGCTAATACCTGGTTTGCGGCTAAAATAAAAAATAGGACTGGCTATTCCTTAATAAGCTGCACCGTAGCGCCCGGCTTTGATTTTGCCGATTTTGAATTAGCCGAAAAAGAGAAACTGCTTCAGCAATTCCCTCATTTAAAAGATGCTATAGAAGAGTATAGTAAATAA
- a CDS encoding nucleoside hydrolase produces MIKNAYFLFLFLLSYSFSCFSQKIIGSSTVAPRMRVIVDNDFSGDPDGLFQLAHLLLSPSVETRAIIGSHLKVGDGFDPSQTQAQNAANQAKELLKIMGIKSNIPVIPGSNTAMPNDSTPVKSEAVNFIIKEALRTDTKLPLYLLCGAGLTEIASAVLTNPQIAGKITLVWIGGPEYPDLAYPPPNYSNPEYNLNIDIAAARVVFNKSSIPIWQVPRNAYRQAILPYSQLLLKIKPQGKTGSYLSGILESLMTRIQKYVNMGETYILGDSPLVLLTALQSSFEPDPSSSTYVLKPAPSINQQGAYEFNHQGRPIRVYTQLDINLMFNDFFAKLELFSK; encoded by the coding sequence ATGATAAAAAATGCCTACTTCTTATTTTTGTTTCTGCTTAGCTATTCCTTTTCCTGCTTTAGTCAGAAAATAATTGGCAGCTCTACAGTTGCTCCCAGAATGCGGGTTATTGTAGATAATGATTTTAGTGGCGATCCAGACGGATTGTTTCAGCTTGCGCACCTTTTGTTATCTCCATCCGTAGAAACCCGGGCCATTATTGGTTCGCACCTTAAAGTGGGTGATGGCTTTGATCCTTCCCAAACCCAGGCTCAAAATGCAGCTAACCAAGCTAAAGAATTACTAAAAATAATGGGTATAAAAAGCAACATTCCGGTAATTCCCGGTTCCAACACTGCTATGCCCAACGACAGCACGCCGGTTAAAAGCGAAGCCGTAAACTTTATTATAAAAGAAGCTTTACGCACCGATACCAAATTACCCTTGTACCTGCTTTGCGGAGCCGGCCTCACCGAAATTGCCTCGGCCGTATTAACTAATCCCCAAATTGCCGGTAAAATTACTTTGGTATGGATTGGCGGTCCGGAATATCCCGATCTGGCCTACCCGCCACCAAATTATTCTAACCCCGAATACAACCTGAATATTGATATTGCCGCGGCAAGAGTTGTCTTTAATAAATCTAGTATTCCCATTTGGCAAGTACCCCGCAATGCCTATCGGCAAGCCATTTTGCCTTACTCACAGTTACTTCTAAAAATTAAACCGCAGGGGAAAACAGGGAGTTACCTAAGTGGCATTTTAGAAAGCCTTATGACCCGGATTCAAAAATATGTAAACATGGGCGAGACCTATATTCTCGGTGATAGCCCCCTGGTATTACTAACCGCGCTTCAATCCTCCTTCGAACCCGATCCATCTTCCAGCACCTACGTACTAAAACCCGCGCCCAGCATTAACCAACAAGGAGCGTACGAGTTCAATCATCAGGGCCGCCCCATTCGGGTATATACCCAATTAGACATTAACTTAATGTTTAACGATTTTTTTGCTAAACTGGAATTATTTAGTAAATAA
- a CDS encoding 3-keto-disaccharide hydrolase — translation MQIKSILILVLTTFLVPAAWAQIPAGYKSIFNGKDLQGWHISRTTHQGTTPDVRVENNAIVIRQNPYGQGGVLLSDKNFKNFDLYLEAKIDSFTNGGIFIRASESGIAYQIELDEAAENTGNLLGERMPVSREAKTTGRENVWKANDWNSFRIRMVGEMPHITLWINGVQMWDVTQPKNDFIAGATQGMIGFQSHWTALYSSTVVGWNILDSWAPGATHHFRNISIKELPNDLKE, via the coding sequence ATGCAAATAAAAAGTATTCTGATCCTGGTTTTAACAACTTTTCTGGTGCCAGCTGCCTGGGCGCAAATTCCAGCGGGGTATAAATCTATCTTCAATGGGAAAGATTTACAGGGTTGGCACATTAGCCGAACTACGCACCAGGGTACTACCCCCGATGTACGAGTGGAAAATAACGCTATTGTAATTAGGCAAAATCCTTATGGGCAGGGGGGAGTGTTGCTATCGGATAAAAATTTTAAAAATTTTGATCTGTACCTGGAGGCCAAGATTGATTCGTTCACTAACGGCGGCATTTTTATCAGGGCTTCTGAAAGCGGCATTGCTTACCAGATTGAGTTAGACGAAGCCGCTGAAAACACCGGAAACTTGCTCGGGGAACGCATGCCAGTGAGCCGCGAAGCAAAAACCACCGGGCGGGAAAATGTTTGGAAAGCCAACGACTGGAATTCCTTCCGGATCCGGATGGTAGGGGAGATGCCGCACATTACTCTCTGGATTAACGGGGTACAAATGTGGGACGTTACCCAACCCAAAAACGATTTTATTGCGGGAGCTACCCAAGGTATGATTGGTTTTCAATCGCATTGGACCGCCCTGTACTCGTCAACCGTAGTAGGTTGGAATATTCTGGATTCCTGGGCGCCGGGCGCCACCCATCATTTCCGTAATATTTCTATCAAAGAATTACCTAATGATTTAAAAGAATAA